AAAACTTGCGATTCATGCCGTGCAGAAAGAAGGATGCAGTGCCATGGTCATTGATCTTACGCACGCCGTCCGTATTGATGCagcagcggccgcggccaTTGTAGCCGAGCGGCACAACCACCAGCCCGACGTCCATCATCCGCCCGCATTTTTGATTGGTGTCCCCTCGCGTTCTACTCGTTACGAAGTACTTGTGCGGGCCGGCGCAATTGCTGCGAACCCCGACGAGTTAGACCCTCTTGGGGCAGCCGACCTCCTCAAGCGGGGCTTGTGGCCCGTGAGCGACTTTGCCGAAGTGGTGGGTTGGATCGCAAGCCGTGCATCGGTTTCGCAGCCCCGTCTTCCCCGCTGGGCGCGTATGCCCTCGGACTCGGCTAGCATGGCAAGCACGCTTGTGGGTCACGTCGACCGGACGCCCGACTCGCACTACAATTCGCGGCAGGGGTCGAGGGATATTTCCTTGCAGCGTATGGATATTGTTTCGCCGAATGCGCCTACCATTGATCCCACGCTCCCCCAAGACGTCAAGTGGCGTGCCTGTTGGGATCAGCTCTGTTGTACGCCGCTGGCCGGCGATGCAGAATCGGTTGTGACACAAGCGGAAAAGTCTGACTCAGGTGAGGGTGGTACGGACATGGTCGACCTTTCCTATTCACAGGACCCGTCTGGAGCGGCACATCAAGTGTGGCGAGACTCGTTCGTGCCTGTGCTGGAGCAGTTTGGCCGGATCAGCTACCATGAGCCCCGCATGCTTCTGTCGAGTGCCACGGACCCTATGCCGGACATTCGCATCGTGGTAGTCGGTGCGCTTGATCTGCGGTCTGTGGCACAGAGCTCGCCGCCCGGTACTCATGCGCTAACCTCGTCGAACCCCGCTGGAAAAGTCGACCGTACGCCTGCCGACTGGCTGCACAGCGCGCTGGATCGGACGCGTCCCCGTCTCCGTCGCCGCACGAGTGCACATCAGGAAAGTGATCCGCTGAATGAAATGCGCACTGAAGGCATGTATACGGAACGCATTGCGCAAGGCGATGTCGTCGGCCTGTCGCAGCTGAATTTTGCCGAGCCGTGGCAGGGCGACTTGCTGTCAGGGGGCCACCTAATTAATACTACGATTACAGTGGATTTCTCGTCGCACGATGTGCGCAATGTACCTGAACTGGCCCTGGCGCTGAATACCTACCACTCGCATAATCAGTttcgcgtgcagcgcatccaggACATgtaccgccgcggcgtgaACCTTGGCGAGGAGTACAAATGGTAAATTGGGCAAAATGACCTCCACGTTCCTATTCGTTATTCTATCCGTACATAGCGATTAATATCCGCCTTCTGCCAGTTCAATGGCCGAAGATACGACCAAAAATAAGCCAAAGGGCAGCAGGACCGCAACGACAATCAGCTCCTGGTACAGGCGGCGCCCCCTAGTGCGGCGCTGTAGCTGGCGTTCCTTGCGGGCCAAGAGAATGAGCGTTGCGTCGTCGCGTGTCGACGATGTCTCCTCGTTCTCGTGGCTCGGCATGTCGACTTCCCAGTcgcccgtcgcgccgtacgccgcACCCCCTGTGCGGCTTGGCTCCTCTTGGTTTTCGGTAGTTTCGTTGTTCATCAGCGGCTCTGTTTCTTCGTGGGAGCGCGAAGTAGGAATCAGAGCACTCAGCGGACTGAGCAGGTACCGGCTCAtgcgccgacgcaccgAGTTCGACTGTAGCATGAGGATTgcccgcggccggcgaATGCGGAAGAGTACAAGCCAGATAAAGGCCGGCAACAGAAAACCAACAAACGCGCCCACAATGCCGAtcgtctcgagcgagcgcaagaagcgcagCTCTTCGCCCTCCTTCTCATTTCGGCGGAacacgccgccgacacCGGAAAAGTACGCCGAGAGTGCCGTGATGCTCCACAGGACGAGTGCCGAGAGCGAGCCGCGGACGAACTTGAAGCGGCGCCATGCGCGAACTTCCGGCGTGgtctcctcgtcgagcgaaGGCAGGACGAGCCCCGACGTCCGCCACGGCGTCGGCAGGTACCGAGggctgggcgacgcggaGGTCGCACTCGTCGATCGGCGCATCGGGCCGCCACGAAGCTGGGGTGTAGGTGGCTGGACGCTCCGCAGCGGGTGCACGTTGAGCAAATTCAGCAGCCTGCTCCacgaggagcgtgccgacgccaAGCACACACACAAATGCGCGGCCAGCAGCACGGTAAAGAGAATCCGTGCTGTATTGACCaggtcgtcgtccagcgGAAGCGAGCTGAAAAAGTTGGCGTGCAAACCGCCGTCCAGCTCCGAGGAGCCGACCATGCCGATCTGGACGCCGACAATGTAGATGATGGAGATCATCATGACCGACTGGCAGAGCTGTGCCAGGTAGAATGAGCGTACATTCGAGTCGTACacggccttgcgccgcagacTGCGGGCGTGTGCCAAAATTTgtgccggcgtcgcgctcagCAAGAGCAGCGGCAGCATCGCAGTGCTTGCCCAGGGCCACGTGTACTCGCTCATGTGCGGCATCGGGACGACCTCGGGATGCACGGCGTGGTCGGGCCGCCCGAGATCGATGTGGGGATAGGGCCAAAAGTGGATTTCGGGGTGCCAGTCATGAATACGCATGTACATGATTGCGGCAATCATGGGGTAGCACATCACGACGGTCCACGACTGGAGCTGGATGATGTTGCGCTTGGGCGTCGTGGAAATCAGCAGCGGAAGGGTCTGTGTGAGAAAGATCACCTACCATAAATCCACCGACAAAGAGCGTGACAAACGCGCGGCCGTGAAGCAAGTTGCCAGGGCTCATGTAGTGGAAAAAGACCTGCAGCAAGAGGTCGGTCATGGCTGGGTAAGTGGGGGGCGACGTACCATGGTAGCCAAtgacggccgcgccggtgcagTACACCACGAGCGTGACGCTACTCAGGCCGAGGCCTAAATTGCGCTTCCACTGCGTGTTCATACCAAAAGCACGCCCTGTAATCGACTCGATCGTGTTGCCGCCGACGTAGCGGCCCAAGGTAATccacagcgcgccgccaaacGCGGTCAGCATCGCGACAAAGATGAGTACAATGAGGCCCGGAAGCACGCCAGCACGCGTAAAGTACACCGGCATAGCCAAGAGCACGCCAGGATGCAGGCCCGACGACAGCAAGTTCATCGCAACGTGCCCGGTCGACAGCGTGCCTGGCGCCGCGGAGCCCATCAGCAGCGTCCGCCACCAGTTGGCCACGTTCGGCAGATGCGGCTGCCCGTCGTGCGCAAACGGAAGAATCGACTTGCGCTTCGGCTTCGGTtggtcctcctcgtcgctgtccTCGTCCCAGAGGTGGAGTGTGTCTTGGTtgtcgtcctcctcctcgtcgctgcctTCGTCCGGGGCGCCGGTTTCGGCCGTGTCAGACGGCGCGACGTTCAGCGTAATGACATGTTCACCATTCTGGTCAATGGCACTTGCGtcgggcgcatcgtccaGTCGATCCGCACTCGGCCCCGGCAGGCTCGGCGCCATGGCGCTGCCCTGCCGCTccgccgatgcgctctGCGGCATGAGTGGAGGTGCTGATTAAGCCTCGAAGGACACTTCCATGACAGGGACGGAGGGGGAGGCGTTCCCCATTTCCCCTCCCACGGCGAAGGAGGTGGGCCGCATCCCGGTGGACCCATCGAGTCCTACACTCGATACTGACGCacttgcggcgcacgacgacgacgttCCGAGCCGTctacgcgccgcgccactCGCCGAACGaacgcgcgacgcgttgcacgacgcgccgagctccgaTGCGTCTTTTGTATTAGGAAAGCacacgagcgacgcaccGTCGAGTGATGTTGCAGCCAAGTGGATGAAGCTCGagggcggcgagcgcagtgACGTGATTCtcgcgacgagcgacgcatTTGACGGCCAGCTCGATGCGTGGGACCtggacgacgcgcagctcTACTCGGGCGAGCAGCTGATCCTCGCAGCGGACGTATCGCCCGCACATACCCCcgggcgtcgcgtgccCCAGACGCCGGTGGCGGCACTGCAGCGCTTCCTCGAGGACGTCTGCGCGCAAGAAGACGAAGGGCACGGCGCGCATGTGCACCGCAtcgacggcgacgtgctgctccaggcgcgcacgctcccgACGCTGTATTCGATGCTgcggcgctgtgcgcgcGATACCGACCGCCTGCTGGAGCTCGGagggcgccgcagcgacggcgctccGCAGACCATTCTTGATTTGGATGCGACACTGCTGGGTCGCCTtctcgacctgctcgagcggaCGATGCGCAACGCAGCGAGCCACTTTGCACCGGACGAGGCACtcgtcgcgagcgtcgaAGTGTCTACCagtgcgctcctcggcgcccaATGTGCCTTGACGATCCTCGCCTACGACGCGCTGCCCAAGTTTCTCTTTTCCGAAGAGCTCATGGAAcagtgcgtcgccgccatCAAGGAGCCGCTAGAGAAACTTGCCGTGCCgatcgtcgaggcggcTCAGGGAGGGACTGGTACGTTTGCTGCGACGGCCACTGCACTACTGCAAGGCGCAGAGATGCGCGAGCTGAATACCCATTTCCACCTCATTTGCTCGACCTTGCTTCTGCTGGAGCGTGTGCTGAacacgtcgctcgccgtgtCCGACACACTGGTTATATCCTGCGTCTACCTCGCACTGACGCCATTCTTTGTGCAGGACAAGGAGGTGGACCACAAGGCCCCGTCGGTGTACGCCAAAGCACATGTCCTGCGCCCTGTGCGCCTCTCGGGCCTTAACctcttgcgcagcatctTTGCGCACTATCCGCAGCAGCGGACGTGGGTGCTGAGCGAGGTGCTTGTctcgctcctgcgcctgccggacctgcgcgcacgctgccgccAGTTTCGGCTGTCGAACGGCAAGGCGATATACTCGATCACGGCGCTCttgctgcagctcgtgcaggcCGCATCCATCGAATCGGCACACAGCCacgagcgcatgctcgcctgggtcgagggcgaggcaGCCGAGAcggacggcgcgcaggacacaccggcgcaggcgaaCCAGGCGGCAgtgcatgcgctcgccaGCACCATTGCCGTGTTCCTCTCTCAAAAGGCCGCACAGGCCAAGATGGTCAAGAGCTCACAGGACCTGAGCTACGCGACGATCGTCTACTGTCTCATGGAGGATTTGCTGACGCTCCTCTTTTTGCCCGACTGGCCAGCCGCGCCACTGCTTCTTTCGTGCTTCTGCCGAATCTTTGTGTCGTTCGTACAGGATGCCAAGAGCAGCGTGGATGCCAAGGCCATCGCGCTGGACCACCTTGGCGTCGTCGCTGCCCGTGTGCGCCTCGCACAGGACGAGATAGaggggcgcaggcggcgcttgtACGAAGCGCTCCTTCCGCTCGCACAGATCTGTGCggaccgcgacgaggcggcccTGCTCGACGTTGAACACGCGACGTAtggcgtcgtgcagcgcctaTGCAAAGGCCACGCCGGCGAACCTGGCATCCAGGCAGCCAGCGCATtccacctcgcgcagctgcgctaCGAGCTGCTCTTGGCaatgcaggcgctgcgtgcaaAGGACGAACGGGACGAGTTTGCAGGCGTACTTGCCTCCGCCtttcgccgcgcgccccTCGCCGAAACGAGCAGGCgggtcgacgcggcggtcgtTCCCCAGCTTGTGCTTGCGTCGGCCTTTTTCGTGACGCTGCCCATGCTGATTGCACCGCTCGTGCAGGGGGCGAGTGCACAGGCGCTTGCGACACGTACGCGTGCACTACGTGGCCTCGGCAATCTCTCTGCGGTCGATGTGGCGCTGTTGGACGACAGCCGCGTCCGCAGCGCCGTCCTTGCGCACGTCACCGACACGAGCGCGAGTGTGCGCGAGACGGCGATCGCAATCCTGGGCACGTATGTTTTGCACAAACCCGATGCTCGCACGACCTATCGTGCTgtgcttgccgagcgcgtaAAAGACGCCGCTGTCGGCGTACGCAAGCGTGTCGTGCGTCTTTTGCGCAGCATGTATACCCATGACGATGCATATGACGACAAACTCGACACGGTCGTGCGCATTCTGCGCTGCGTCCACGACGAAGACCCTGGCCTGCAAGCGCTTGCCGTGCAGACGCTTGCCGAACTGTGGTTGCCGGAATGCGTCGAGGGCGATAGCTATGTCGAGCCAAcggccgtcgtcgcgcagatGCTGGCGGATGTaggcgcgcgtgtgcgcgagcggccgtcgccgctcgaggaaTTCCTCCGACGTGCGCACAAAGGCGATACAaacgacgcgctgcacgcacggcttggcgagctggtTGACAGCCTCCTGGGTAGCCTGTTTGCCGAGGAAACGACGCCGAGTGTCATGCTCGACCGTATGCGTGTGGTACAAGTGCTTGTCGCGACCTATCCCGCGGTCCTGACGGTGAATCGCGCAAAGCAGCTGCTCAGCTATGTCGAAGGCGCGGAATCGGTACGTATCCCCACTAACGCAGCCCGACGAAGTCGCGGTCATGGAAGAAATCCTACGTGTTTACCGCACGAGTCTTccgcgcatgccgcgcacggccaagACGTTTGCACAcgctctcgagcgcagcctCACGCCGCTCTTGAGCAagtgcacgctgcgccccggctcggcggcactccaggagctcgtcgcgtgtTTCTGTGCAGTGATTCGGCACCAGACGCAAAATATGGCGCTGTACGAGCGCACGTATGCGAcgtgcctcgcgcgcctcgaggcacTTGCCGAGGCGACAGGCCCAGACACACCGCTTGATCGGAATGCCTATTTGGTCATGtgcatcgccgcgctgctgtgTGAACACGGAGCGAcgacgcccgaggccgCAGCGGTCGTCGGGCATTTGCTGCGTCTCTTTGCATGCCCCGCCTACAAGCTGCCAGCACTTGCTGCACTGGGCTACGTATGCCGCGCGCACCCCGCCTACTTTTTGCACGCCCAAGTCACGGCCGCATTCGACGGCATCATGGCCGCCGGATtgcctgccgagcgccatcTCGTCCAGCAGATCCTCCTCGACTATCTCCAtaccgaggcggcgcactctGCTGCGCCGTGTGATACCCCGGTGATCGACACGAGTGATATGattggcgagctgcgtggcaCCGCGCGGCAGCACGAGGATacgagcgtcgcctcggcgctgatCCAGCGGTATGCTGAGCATGTGCtgcaggcgacgctcgacgtgcagcatcccccgctgcagcgcaccgccaaCGAGATTTTGCAGGTGTCGGTGCTGCAAGGCCTGTCGCACCCCATTCAGTGCATTCCCTACCTGgttgcgctcgagacgacgagcgacgtggcgctgcggcgccgggccgTGCAGCTGCACCGCCACCTCGCGACGAAGCATGCGTCGCTCCTCTCGGCGCGCTACAGTGAGCCGATGCGCGCATCGTTTGCGTtccagcaggcgcaggccgcccccgaagcgccgcgtggATTCCGCGTCGAAGAAGGTGCTGTCGCGTTGCTCCAGACATGGTACGCCATGGTGCGAGAGCAGCGCAGTGGTCGAAACGCCTTCCTCAAAGCGCTCGTGTGCCTAATGGATGTGCACGATGCGGATGCGTGCTCTGCAGACGACGTCGCACTTGCCGTGTACGCTGCCGAGAACCTTGCGACGCTGGAGTacaagctgctcgacgagccgatGCATAttctgcacgagctgcacctattgcacgccgacgtcggcatGCAGGTCTTTGGCGAGGCAcgacggcgcctcgcgcaaCGCAGCCCCAGCCCCCTtaccgacgaggaggacgaggcgccggcgccggtggcACATTCGCTGGGCCtagcgcgtgccgcggtTGTGGTGCACATTGcgcagacgctgcgctcgcacCTCAAGGTCATGTACAAAATTAGTGAAACGTACGTCGCCCTACTCACCCAGAAAAATCGCCAAGCACGAGAGCgagcgagcgacgcgccccgagcgtgccgtgcCTGCGCACCGTGCACTCTCGGACCCGATGCAGGCCGTGCCCACGCTTGTCGTGCCGGCCCtcacgaccgaggcgcaggcggccgcgTTCCTCGAAGAGTTTGTTGAGACCATcgaggacggcgcggcAAGTGACTCGGAGATAGATTAATCTACAAACTATGTCTTGGTCTTTTTCGCAGCCCGCTGCCCCTGTTCCTTGTAGATCTCCTTCATGCGTTCCTTCTGCTtctcgacgtcgaccttTGCCTTCTTTGCGCGCTCCTTTTCCTTTTCGGCGTACTTCTCTTGGTTCTTCTTGAGGCGCTTCTGCTCCTTGTTGCGGTGCACGGCCTGCATCTGTTGCAGCAGTGCCACCGTATCGCGTTCGCCCTTCTCCATAACCACCGCACGCTTCTGCAGGTAGGTcggcttgcgctgcgccttggtGTTGTGTGGCTTGCTGCTGTACGGGAGCGCAGCCTGCAGCGCTTTGGGCACACGCAGCGGGTTGAACTTGCGCTCTTCGGGGCGTTCGACCTTTTTGTAGGTCGAGTTGACCCGCAGCGGCGTCTTCAGGTtctcctcgcggcgcacggtgcCGGTCAGGCGCATGCCCTGCCagtcgcggccgtgcgcggcatcCATCAGGAGCGATGTGACTGGAATGCACAGCTGGCGGGGAATAATGTTGTACCACGCGCGCAAGAACACAATATCGCTCATCAAAATCTTGTCCTCGAACGCCGCACGGAACTGGCCCTCGGGCTTGGATAGTGCCTTTTTGACCTGACCACGCAGGCCCGATACGGTCTTGAGCTGTGCGCCTTCAAACTTGGCAACCTCGAGCTTGGAGGTGAACATGTCCTTGATAAAGGCGGTATTCTTAAAGACCTTGGCAGGCGTACCGGTGAGCTTGAGCTTCTTGACGATCttgtgcgacgcgccgcttccgGCATCGACGTTCAGCACGACACCCGTCGCACTGATCCTAAACGACGGCGTCGCAGGCGACAGCGAGTTAAACGCACAGAAGCCGGTGTTGGGCAGCGCCGTCGGGCCGTAGAACGACGCGAGACAGTGCATGTGCTCGGGGGTGTACTTGAGCATACGGttgcgcgtgccgtcgtcgagcgtatACACAGGCATGCTCTGGAAGCGGCGCCAGCCCATACTAAAGATCAAGGGATCGTTGGTCTTGAGGATCTTTTTGTGCCAGCGGTGGCGCTTGATGCGCGCCTGGATGAAGCCCATCGAGGTCTCGTTGGGGTTCAGACCGCCGACCAACACGGGGTACAGAGGGTTGAAAAACTCGACAAACTCGTACGGCACGTTTTGCAGCTCAACACGCACATAGGTACCGGCACGGAAGCCAGCCACCTGCTTACGCGTtgcgtcgtcctcggcggcgaacTCGGCATCGTTCATCtccgcctggcgcgcaagctcgcgcTTTTGCTGCGTGTACcagtcctcgtcgccgtcctcgtcctcgtcgccgtcgtacTGCTCGTCAAACTTGCGCTTCAGAGCAGCCTTCTTCTCGGCCAGACTGCGCTCGTCTTTTTCGGCCTCGGTCGTTTCTtcgtcgccgtcctcggcaggcgccgtgccgggTTCCTCGCCGGTGATGAACAAGGGCCGCAAGAGatcgagctcctcctcgtcctcccACTGGCTCAGgttgccgagcggcgggcgcgctTCGTCGGGTACAttggcgctcgtcgacgcctcgtcgcgcgacaCGAGCTTGAGGAAGTCGTCACCCATGCCGTCCTCCGCGTCAtccgcgtcgtcggtggTGCCGTAGGCAATCTCTTCCGGGGTCTCGGCAGAGTCGTAGATGAGCTTCATCAGGTTCTTGGAGCGGCTCTGGTTTGCAAGCACTGTctcggcagcgcgctccGCAAGGTTGTGCTTCCACGGCGCAATCTCGCCCATATCAAGGTCCGAGTCGCTGTCCGCGTACGCAATCTCCTCGTCCTGGacatcctcgtcgacgaaCTCGGTCGGCTCGGCGTCTGGATCGCCGTCGTCTtcatcgtcctcgtcgtcctcatcGTCATCCTCAtcgtcatcgtcgtcgtcaaacGCTTTGCGGCGGTGGCGACCCACAGACAAGGGTGCATTCGAATCGCCCAACAGGCGAAGCTCACCCTGGGCagcgcggtcgccgagcgtcgatGTGGCGTCCTGTAGATCCATCATCATCTGCTCGCCTTCGCCCACCGGCTGGGTATTGTCTTGGTCGCGCTTGGAAAAGTGGCCCGGGACGTTGATATACACGGCGTCCTTGTCAAACATCACACCGCCCACGTCGCTCATCGGTGCATGGATGAGCTTGGCCTTGTCGTTcagcttgcggcgctttTCGCTCTCTTGCGTTGGCAGCGGGCATGGATCGGTCAATGCCTCGATCGAGGCAATGTTGAGGTCACCAACGCCCGGAATGTGCACCGCCTGATGCGGCCGCAgatgcgtgccgcgcaaaTAGCCATACACCGTAATGGTACGGTCCATCTTGGGCGATGCCTGCACCAAATCGCGCGGCGTAAGCTCTTCCATGCGGTCCACGAGGAAGTAGGGATGAGCATTGCGGAATGCCAGCGGGCGGAACTTCATCACGCTGATAAAGCGGCACAAATTCTGGATCTCGACGTCGGGATACCGGCCGTTGATGATACC
The Malassezia japonica chromosome 2, complete sequence genome window above contains:
- a CDS encoding uncharacterized protein (TransMembrane:11 (i129-150o156-184i205-228o248-267i279-299o338-359i379-402o430-449i531-552o572-592i702-725o); EggNog:ENOG503P94S), with product MPQSASAERQGSAMAPSLPGPSADRLDDAPDASAIDQNGEHVITLNVAPSDTAETGAPDEGSDEEEDDNQDTLHLWDEDSDEEDQPKPKRKSILPFAHDGQPHLPNVANWWRTLLMGSAAPGTLSTGHVAMNLLSSGLHPGVLLAMPVYFTRAGVLPGLIVLIFVAMLTAFGGALWITLGRYVGGNTIESITGRAFGMNTQWKRNLGLGLSSVTLVVYCTGAAVIGYHAMTDLLLQVFFHYMSPGNLLHGRAFVTLFVGGFMTLPLLISTTPKRNIIQLQSWTVVMCYPMIAAIMYMRIHDWHPEIHFWPYPHIDLGRPDHAVHPEVVPMPHMSEYTWPWASTAMLPLLLLSATPAQILAHARSLRRKAVYDSNVRSFYLAQLCQSVMMISIIYIVGVQIGMVGSSELDGGLHANFFSSLPLDDDLVNTARILFTVLLAAHLCVCLASARSSWSRLLNLLNVHPLRSVQPPTPQLRGGPMRRSTSATSASPSPRYLPTPWRTSGLVLPSLDEETTPEVRAWRRFKFVRGSLSALVLWSITALSAYFSGVGGVFRRNEKEGEELRFLRSLETIGIVGAFVGFLLPAFIWLVLFRIRRPRAILMLQSNSVRRRMSRYLLSPLSALIPTSRSHEETEPLMNNETTENQEEPSRTGGAAYGATGDWEVDMPSHENEETSSTRDDATLILLARKERQLQRRTRGRRLYQELIVVAVLLPFGLFLVVSSAIELAEGGY
- the SCC2 gene encoding Sister chromatid cohesion protein 2 (EggNog:ENOG503NVI7; COG:B; COG:D; COG:L; BUSCO:EOG092604A0; TransMembrane:4 (o443-460i522-540o546-562i702-720o)); the protein is MTGTEGEAFPISPPTAKEVGRIPVDPSSPTLDTDALAAHDDDVPSRLRAAPLAERTRDALHDAPSSDASFVLGKHTSDAPSSDVAAKWMKLEGGERSDVILATSDAFDGQLDAWDLDDAQLYSGEQLILAADVSPAHTPGRRVPQTPVAALQRFLEDVCAQEDEGHGAHVHRIDGDVLLQARTLPTLYSMLRRCARDTDRLLELGGRRSDGAPQTILDLDATLLGRLLDLLERTMRNAASHFAPDEALVASVEVSTSALLGAQCALTILAYDALPKFLFSEELMEQCVAAIKEPLEKLAVPIVEAAQGGTGTFAATATALLQGAEMRELNTHFHLICSTLLLLERVLNTSLAVSDTLVISCVYLALTPFFVQDKEVDHKAPSVYAKAHVLRPVRLSGLNLLRSIFAHYPQQRTWVLSEVLVSLLRLPDLRARCRQFRLSNGKAIYSITALLLQLVQAASIESAHSHERMLAWVEGEAAETDGAQDTPAQANQAAVHALASTIAVFLSQKAAQAKMVKSSQDLSYATIVYCLMEDLLTLLFLPDWPAAPLLLSCFCRIFVSFVQDAKSSVDAKAIALDHLGVVAARVRLAQDEIEGRRRRLYEALLPLAQICADRDEAALLDVEHATYGVVQRLCKGHAGEPGIQAASAFHLAQLRYELLLAMQALRAKDERDEFAGVLASAFRRAPLAETSRRVDAAVVPQLVLASAFFVTLPMLIAPLVQGASAQALATRTRALRGLGNLSAVDVALLDDSRVRSAVLAHVTDTSASVRETAIAILGTYVLHKPDARTTYRAVLAERVKDAAVGVRKRVVRLLRSMYTHDDAYDDKLDTVVRILRCVHDEDPGLQALAVQTLAELWLPECVEGDSYVEPTAVVAQMLADVGARVRERPSPLEEFLRRAHKGDTNDALHARLGELVDSLLGSLFAEETTPSVMLDRMRVVQVLVATYPAVLTVNRAKQLLSYVEGAESPDEVAVMEEILRVYRTSLPRMPRTAKTFAHALERSLTPLLSKCTLRPGSAALQELVACFCAVIRHQTQNMALYERTYATCLARLEALAEATGPDTPLDRNAYLVMCIAALLCEHGATTPEAAAVVGHLLRLFACPAYKLPALAALGYVCRAHPAYFLHAQVTAAFDGIMAAGLPAERHLVQQILLDYLHTEAAHSAAPCDTPVIDTSDMIGELRGTARQHEDTSVASALIQRYAEHVLQATLDVQHPPLQRTANEILQVSVLQGLSHPIQCIPYLVALETTSDVALRRRAVQLHRHLATKHASLLSARYSEPMRASFAFQQAQAAPEAPRGFRVEEGAVALLQTWYAMVREQRSGRNAFLKALVCLMDVHDADACSADDVALAVYAAENLATLEYKLLDEPMHILHELHLLHADVGMQVFGEARRRLAQRSPSPLTDEEDEAPAPVAHSLGLARAAVVVHIAQTLRSHLKVMYKISETKIAKHESERATRPERAVPAHRALSDPMQAVPTLVVPALTTEAQAAAFLEEFVETIEDGAASDSEID
- the BMS1 gene encoding Glycoside hydrolase 2 (Mannanase, beta-galactosidase) (EggNog:ENOG503NXR7; COG:J; BUSCO:EOG092617AN) codes for the protein MAEATQVHRAHRAAQAGPKAEKAKGRDRHKNGFNPKAFIAAHPFAADKQVRRNAELDQQRLHVPMVDRTPDKEPPPVIVAIVGPEGVGKSTLMRSLIRRYTKHTVAHIAGPVTVVAGKQRRLTFIECNNDINSMIDIGKIADLVLLMIDGSFGFEMETMEFLNVLQSHGFPKVMGVLTHLDLIKKTRTLRATKKRLKHRFWTEIYQGAKLFYLSGIINGRYPDVEIQNLCRFISVMKFRPLAFRNAHPYFLVDRMEELTPRDLVQASPKMDRTITVYGYLRGTHLRPHQAVHIPGVGDLNIASIEALTDPCPLPTQESEKRRKLNDKAKLIHAPMSDVGGVMFDKDAVYINVPGHFSKRDQDNTQPVGEGEQMMMDLQDATSTLGDRAAQGELRLLGDSNAPLSVGRHRRKAFDDDDDDEDDDEDDEDDEDDGDPDAEPTEFVDEDVQDEEIAYADSDSDLDMGEIAPWKHNLAERAAETVLANQSRSKNLMKLIYDSAETPEEIAYGTTDDADDAEDGMGDDFLKLVSRDEASTSANVPDEARPPLGNLSQWEDEEELDLLRPLFITGEEPGTAPAEDGDEETTEAEKDERSLAEKKAALKRKFDEQYDGDEDEDGDEDWYTQQKRELARQAEMNDAEFAAEDDATRKQVAGFRAGTYVRVELQNVPYEFVEFFNPLYPVLVGGLNPNETSMGFIQARIKRHRWHKKILKTNDPLIFSMGWRRFQSMPVYTLDDGTRNRMLKYTPEHMHCLASFYGPTALPNTGFCAFNSLSPATPSFRISATGVVLNVDAGSGASHKIVKKLKLTGTPAKVFKNTAFIKDMFTSKLEVAKFEGAQLKTVSGLRGQVKKALSKPEGQFRAAFEDKILMSDIVFLRAWYNIIPRQLCIPVTSLLMDAAHGRDWQGMRLTGTVRREENLKTPLRVNSTYKKVERPEERKFNPLRVPKALQAALPYSSKPHNTKAQRKPTYLQKRAVVMEKGERDTVALLQQMQAVHRNKEQKRLKKNQEKYAEKEKERAKKAKVDVEKQKERMKEIYKEQGQRAAKKTKT